Proteins encoded together in one bacterium window:
- a CDS encoding Isoquinoline 1-oxidoreductase subunit, which produces MLRKPILPGLLLVVLAFAVSTASTGSGGAELRGAEEFAGIKNKSERSVALFTEAGKVIQHPRCVNCHPSGDSPLQGETGDLHEPPVQRGLGPVGMRCRTCHGPDNFDPGAVPGASKWLLAPRKMGWEDLSLGEICKQIKDPERNGDRTLREITEHMGEDHLVAWAWTPGAGREPAPGNQEILGELIAKWVKTGAVCP; this is translated from the coding sequence ATGCTGCGAAAACCGATCCTGCCGGGCCTGTTGTTGGTTGTTCTCGCCTTTGCCGTTTCGACTGCCTCGACCGGCTCAGGGGGCGCCGAGCTCAGAGGCGCGGAGGAGTTCGCTGGAATCAAGAACAAGTCCGAGCGCTCGGTGGCACTATTCACCGAGGCGGGCAAGGTGATTCAGCACCCGCGCTGCGTCAACTGTCATCCCAGCGGCGACAGCCCACTCCAGGGCGAGACCGGCGATCTGCACGAGCCGCCGGTCCAGCGGGGCCTCGGTCCTGTCGGAATGCGCTGCCGCACCTGTCACGGTCCGGACAACTTCGATCCGGGGGCCGTGCCGGGGGCCTCGAAATGGCTGCTGGCGCCGCGAAAAATGGGTTGGGAAGACCTGTCCCTGGGCGAGATCTGTAAGCAGATCAAGGATCCGGAGCGCAACGGCGATCGGACCCTGAGAGAGATTACCGAGCATATGGGCGAAGATCATCTGGTCGCCTGGGCCTGGACTCCCGGCGCCGGTCGCGAGCCGGCACCGGGCAATCAGGAGATCTTGGGCGAGCTCATCGCCAAGTGGGTCAAGACCGGAGCCGTCTGCCCTTGA